The proteins below are encoded in one region of Bos indicus x Bos taurus breed Angus x Brahman F1 hybrid chromosome 2, Bos_hybrid_MaternalHap_v2.0, whole genome shotgun sequence:
- the ZNF593 gene encoding zinc finger protein 593 → MGRSRRTGAHRAHSLARQMKAKRRRPDLDEIHRELRPQVATRPRPDPGAEPDPDLPGGGLHRCLACARYFIDSANLKTHFRSKDHKKRLKQLSVEPYSQEEAERAAGMGSYIPPQRLAVPTEVSTEVPEMDTST, encoded by the exons ATGGGTCGTTCCCGCCGAACGGGCGCGCACCGAGCACACTCTTTGGCCCGTCAGATGAAGGCGAAGCGGCGGCGGCCGGACCTGGATGAGATTCACCGCGAGTTGCGGCCCCAGGTCGCCACACGGCCCCGGCCAGACCCAGGCGCTGAACCCGATCCCGACCTGCCAGGGGGAGGCCTGCATCGCTGTCTGGCCTGCGC GAGGTACTTCATCGATTCTGCCAACCTGAAGACCCACTTCCGATCCAAAGATCACAAGAAGAG GCTGAAACAGCTGAGTGTGGAGCCCTACAGTCAGGAAGAAGCGGAGAGGGCAGCGGGCATGGGTTCCTATATTCCTCCCCAGCGGCTGGCAGTCCCCACAGAAGTATCCACTGAGGTCCCTGAGATGGACACGTCTACATGA
- the C2H1orf232 gene encoding uncharacterized protein C1orf232 homolog, producing the protein MSQAFWKTYKSKVLQTLSGESEEGLAEEKENPVLVESEMAEPTEEAFNPMSQLARRVQGVGVKGWLTMSSLFNKEDENKLLPPEPCADHPLAAQPAPQAAAEARGPGFWDAFASRWQQQQAAAASMLRGAEPTPEPDPEAGDEAAERPEPREADPVAGFKWGFLTHKLAEMRVKAAPKGD; encoded by the exons ATGAGCCAGGCCTTCTGGAAAACCTACAAGTCCAAAGTGCTACAGACCCTGAGTGGGGAATCTGAGGAGGGCCTGGCAGAGGAG AAGGAGAACCCAGTGTTAGTGGAGTCTGAGATGGCAGAACCCACTGAAGAGGCCTTCAACCCCATGTCACAGCTGGCCCGCCGG GTTCAGGGAGTCGGGGTGAAAGGTTGGCTGACGATGTCATCTTTGTTTAACAAAGAAGATGAGAATAAGCTGCTGCCACCGGAGCCCTGTGCTGACCA CCCGCTGGCTGCGCAGCCCGCCCCGCAGGCGGCGGCCGAGGCGCGCGGGCCGGGCTTCTGGGACGCGTTCGCCAGcaggtggcagcagcagcaggcggcCGCCGCGTCCATGCTGCGCGGAGCGGAGCCCACCCCGGAGCCGGACCCCGAAGCCGGGGACGAGGCCGCCGAGCGCCCCGAGCCGCGCGAAGCTGATCCCGTGGCCGGTTTCAAGTGGGGCTTCCTCACTCACAAACTGGCCGAGATGAGGGTGAAAGCGGCACCCAAGGGCGACTAG
- the FAM110D gene encoding protein FAM110D isoform X2 translates to MQRSQGAPANCSQFLHYLPASSGLWSTVLPSSAKMLLASPSTPSRGRTPSAVERLEADKAKYVKTHQVIARRQEPALRGGPGPLTPHTCNELGPPPSPRTPRPARRGSGRRLPRPDSLIFYRQKRDCKASVNKENAKGQGLVRRLFLGSPRDVASSSAGSSERPAAPGGWTAPQDAPEAAGKRALCPTCSLPLSEKERFFNYCGLERALVEVLGAERFSPQSWGADASPQPGTSPPPGSGDASDWTSSEGGADRRDGAEGGGSAAAGSERDGRPQVSVVERNARVIQWLYGCQRARGPPRESEV, encoded by the exons ATGCAGAG GTCCCAGGGAGCCCCAGCCAATTGCTCTCAGTTCCTTCACTATCTGCCTGCCTCCAGTGGCTTATGGAGCACTGTCCTGCCCAGTTCTGCTAAAATGCTCCTGGCCTCTCCCTCCACCCCGTCCCGGGGACGGACCCCCAGCGCAGTGGAGAGGCTGGAGGCCGACAAAGCCAAGTATGTCAAGACGCACCAGGTGATCGCGCGACGCCAGGAGCCGGCTCTGCGTGGGGGTCCCGGGCCGCTCACCCCGCACACTTGCAACGAGCTGGGGCCCCCTCCATCGCCCAGAACGCCCAGGCCCGCCCGCCGGGGCAGTGGCAGGCGACTGCCAAGGCCTGATTCCCTCATCTTCTACCGCCAGAAGCGGGACTGTAAGGCTTCGGTGAACAAAGAGAATGCCAAGGGCCAGGGGCTGGTGCGGCGCCTCTTCCTGGGCAGCCCCCGAGACGTCGCCTCGAGCAGCGCAGGCTCATCGGAGCGACCCGCGGCTCCCGGGGGATGGACCGCGCCCCAAGATGCCCCGGAAGCGGCGGGAAAGCGGGCATTGTGCCCCACGTGCTCGCTGCCCCTGTCGGAGAAGGAGCGCTTCTTCAACTACTGCGGCCTGGAGCGCGCGCTCGTGGAGGTGCTGGGAGCCGAGCGCTTCTCTCCGCAGAGCTGGGGCGCCGACGCCAGCCCCCAGCCCGGAACGTCGCCGCCGCCGGGCTCCGGAGACGCCAGCGACTGGACGTCCAGCGAGGGCGGCGCAGATCGCCGGGACGGTGCGGAGGGCGGCGGCTCAGCGGCGGCGGGCTCGGAGCGGGACGGGCGCCCCCAGGTGTCGGTGGTGGAGCGCAACGCGCGCGTCATCCAGTGGCTGTACGGCTGCCAGCGCGCCCGCGGGCCACCGCGCGAGTCCGAGGTGTGA
- the FAM110D gene encoding protein FAM110D isoform X1, protein MQSRSQGAPANCSQFLHYLPASSGLWSTVLPSSAKMLLASPSTPSRGRTPSAVERLEADKAKYVKTHQVIARRQEPALRGGPGPLTPHTCNELGPPPSPRTPRPARRGSGRRLPRPDSLIFYRQKRDCKASVNKENAKGQGLVRRLFLGSPRDVASSSAGSSERPAAPGGWTAPQDAPEAAGKRALCPTCSLPLSEKERFFNYCGLERALVEVLGAERFSPQSWGADASPQPGTSPPPGSGDASDWTSSEGGADRRDGAEGGGSAAAGSERDGRPQVSVVERNARVIQWLYGCQRARGPPRESEV, encoded by the exons ATGCAGAG CAGGTCCCAGGGAGCCCCAGCCAATTGCTCTCAGTTCCTTCACTATCTGCCTGCCTCCAGTGGCTTATGGAGCACTGTCCTGCCCAGTTCTGCTAAAATGCTCCTGGCCTCTCCCTCCACCCCGTCCCGGGGACGGACCCCCAGCGCAGTGGAGAGGCTGGAGGCCGACAAAGCCAAGTATGTCAAGACGCACCAGGTGATCGCGCGACGCCAGGAGCCGGCTCTGCGTGGGGGTCCCGGGCCGCTCACCCCGCACACTTGCAACGAGCTGGGGCCCCCTCCATCGCCCAGAACGCCCAGGCCCGCCCGCCGGGGCAGTGGCAGGCGACTGCCAAGGCCTGATTCCCTCATCTTCTACCGCCAGAAGCGGGACTGTAAGGCTTCGGTGAACAAAGAGAATGCCAAGGGCCAGGGGCTGGTGCGGCGCCTCTTCCTGGGCAGCCCCCGAGACGTCGCCTCGAGCAGCGCAGGCTCATCGGAGCGACCCGCGGCTCCCGGGGGATGGACCGCGCCCCAAGATGCCCCGGAAGCGGCGGGAAAGCGGGCATTGTGCCCCACGTGCTCGCTGCCCCTGTCGGAGAAGGAGCGCTTCTTCAACTACTGCGGCCTGGAGCGCGCGCTCGTGGAGGTGCTGGGAGCCGAGCGCTTCTCTCCGCAGAGCTGGGGCGCCGACGCCAGCCCCCAGCCCGGAACGTCGCCGCCGCCGGGCTCCGGAGACGCCAGCGACTGGACGTCCAGCGAGGGCGGCGCAGATCGCCGGGACGGTGCGGAGGGCGGCGGCTCAGCGGCGGCGGGCTCGGAGCGGGACGGGCGCCCCCAGGTGTCGGTGGTGGAGCGCAACGCGCGCGTCATCCAGTGGCTGTACGGCTGCCAGCGCGCCCGCGGGCCACCGCGCGAGTCCGAGGTGTGA